A DNA window from Strix aluco isolate bStrAlu1 chromosome 6, bStrAlu1.hap1, whole genome shotgun sequence contains the following coding sequences:
- the PLCD4 gene encoding 1-phosphatidylinositol 4,5-bisphosphate phosphodiesterase delta-4 isoform X5, translating to MNFKEVQRLLKMMNVDMNEDHALRLFQDADKSESGTLEGEEFVLFYKALTQREEVLSLFQDFSEDGKKLTLLELVDFLQQEQLEHEGTEELAMELIDKYEPSETARARHVLSADGFLMYLCSPEGSIFNPRHQVLWQDMSQPLCHYFISSSHNTYLIEDQIRGQSSIEGYIRALKRGCRCLEVDCWDGPNGEPMVYHGHTFTSKIPFREVVSTLGKYAFKTSDYPVILSLENHCSMEQQEVLAQQLKDILGEQLLTTTTDGRVPTQLPSPEELKHKILLKGKKIGRLEDTLDGPGDEAPDVSDDDNGAEAEEERRRVKKDKESLAQALSDCVVYCKSVSFRGFQEARSHSRPSEISSLSEAKARKLIRDAGNEFVRHNAWQLTRIYPSGLRTDSSNYSPQEMWNVGCQIALRLSGHGDRLVLSSKQGRVPPSCPEPFPCHLLPVALNFQTAGTEMDLCDGLFSQNGRCGYVLKPPFMRDKDTLFNPSDPDSWEGPGPTTLTIQVISGQQLPKVANSKDGAIIDPLVRVEIHGVPADQAHQETKYIENNGFNPRWDETLQFQLHVPELALVRFVVEDYDKTSRNDFVGQFTLAFANIKPGYRHIHLLSKDGTSIPPSSLFVHIRITEPPGPEQD from the exons ATGAACTTCAAGGAGGTGCAGCGTCTCCTCAAGATGATGAACGTGGACATGAATGAGGATCATGCCCTGCGGCTCTTCCAG GATGCCGACAAATCGGAGTCGGGGACACTGGAAGGAGAGGAGTTTGTGCTCTTCTACAAGGCCCTCACACAGCGTGAGGAGGTGCTGAGCCTCTTCCAGGACTTCTCGGAAGATGGGAAGAAGCTGACACTGCTGGAGCTGGTGGATttcctgcagcaggagcagctggagcatgAGGGGACAGAGGAACTGGCCATGGAGCTCATCGACAAGTATGAACCATCGGAGACAG CCCGGGCGCGCCACGTACTGAGTGCCGACGGGTTCCTCATGTACCTCTGCTCCCCGGAGGGCTCCATCTTCAACCCCCGGCaccaggtgctgtggcaggacatGAGTCAGCCGCTCTGCCACTACTTCATCTCCTCCTCCCACAACACCTACTTGATAGAGGACCAGATCCGGGGCCAGAGCAGCATCGAGGGCTACATCAG GGCTCTGAAACGGGGCTGCCGGTGCTTGGAGGTGGATTGCTGGGATGGGCCGAATGGGGAGCCCATGGTGTACCACGGCCATACCTTCACCTCCAAGATCCCCTTCCGGGAGGTGGTGAGCACCCTGGGGAAGTACGCCTTCAAG ACCTCAGACTACCCGGTGATCCTGTCCCTGGAGAACCACTGCAGCATGGAGCAGCAGGAGGTCCTGGCCCAGCAGCTCAAGGACATcctgggggagcagctcctcaccaccaccactgatGGGCGTGTCCCCACACAGCTCCCGTCCCCAGAG GAGCTGAAGCACAAGATCCTGCTGAAGGGGAAGAAGATCGGGCGGCTGGAGGACACGCTGGATGGGCCAGGGGATGAGGCTCCCGATGTATCTGATGATGACAACggggcagaggcagaggaggagaggcGGAGAGTGAAG AAGGACAAGGAGAGCCTGGCACAGGCATTGTCCGACTGTGTCGTCTACTGCAAGAGCGTGTCCTTCCGGGGCTTCCAGGAGGCCCGCAGCCATTCCCGGCCCTCCGAGATCTCCTCCCTCTCTGAGGCGAAGGCCAGGAAGCTCATCCGGGATGCGG GGAATGAGTTTGTCCGCCACAATGCCTGGCAGCTGACACGCATCTACCCCAGCGGGTTGAGGACCGACTCCTCCAACTACAGCCCCCAGGAGATGTGGAACGTGGGGTGCCAGATCG CCCTGCGTCTCTCTGGCCACGGGGACAGGCTGGTTCTCAGCTCCAAGCAGGGCAGGGTGCCTCCAAGCTGCCCTGAACCCTTTCCCTGCCACCTTCTCCCAGTGGCCCTGAACTTCCAGACGGCTGGCACGGAGATGGACCTGTGTGACGGGCTCTTCAGCCAGAATGGCCGCTGTGGCTACGTGCTCAAACCACCCTTCATGAGGGACAAGGACACTCTCTTCAACCCCAGTGACCCTGACAGCTGGGAGGGCCCTGGCCCCACCACCCTGACAATCCAG GTGATCAGCGGGCAGCAGCTGCCCAAAGTGGCCAACAGCAAGGACGGAGCCATCATCGACCCGCTGGTGCGCGTGGAGATCCACGGGGTCCCTGCAGACCAAGCACACCAGGAAACCAAGTACATCGAGAACAATG GGTTTAACCCCCGCTGGGACGAGACGCTCCAGTTCCAGCTCCACGTCCCTGAGCTGGCCCTCGTCCGCTTCGTGGTGGAAGATTATGACAAGACCTCCAGGAACGACTTTGTGGGCCAGTTCACCCTCGCCTTTGCCAACATCAAACCTG GCTACCGCCACATCCATCTCCTTTCCAAGGACGGCACCAGCATCCCACCCTCTTCGCTCTTTGTCCACATCCGCATCACCGAGCCGCCTGGCCCTGAGCAGGACTGA